In one Mucilaginibacter sp. PAMB04168 genomic region, the following are encoded:
- the lnt gene encoding apolipoprotein N-acyltransferase produces MKKNLLLAIFSGLLLWIAWPPTSYTTVLLFVGLVPMLVAIENIIQSNVKKKGSFVFATTFIGFFIWNSLCIYWVYNSLKAIGPLIAIPITLIPYALGPLLMAGACWLYFRLRLVAPRGWALAALVCFWIGYEYLHQTWDLKFPWMTLGNGFAVSHKWIQWYEFTGVYGGTIWVWLCNIFLFLLYSSLREAQPRAYRLKVIIGFAVSLILPLGISLTRYYNYQEPENPSNVVVVQPNVDPYAKFNLPSYQEINNLTHLSDSLAQPNTEYFIWPETAIAQDVNEDNFVGSAQYRQVRQFLNKYKNGNLITGISTYKFYQDAHTLTARLMPESNQYFDVFNAAVNIENSDKVQFYHKSKLVPGAELMPFGSSLSFLKPVFEHLGGSAGGYGSQPEADVFYAQSGIGADPVICYETIWGDWVAQSVRKGAQFIAIITNDGWWENTSGKDQHLDYAKLRAIENRRWVCRSANTGISAFINQRGDVVQQSGWWVKAALKQDINLNSDLTFYTQHGDYLPKAGCVLAFLGVLWIVFRRFKPVRR; encoded by the coding sequence ATGAAGAAGAATCTCTTACTCGCCATATTCTCGGGACTTTTGCTTTGGATAGCATGGCCGCCTACATCGTATACTACCGTCCTTTTGTTTGTAGGATTGGTGCCCATGCTGGTGGCTATCGAAAACATCATTCAATCTAACGTAAAAAAGAAAGGTAGCTTTGTTTTTGCAACCACCTTTATTGGCTTTTTTATCTGGAATAGCCTGTGTATCTACTGGGTTTATAATTCATTAAAAGCCATAGGGCCGCTTATTGCCATACCTATTACCTTAATACCCTATGCATTAGGGCCGCTATTAATGGCCGGCGCTTGCTGGCTTTACTTCAGGCTGCGTTTGGTTGCTCCACGTGGCTGGGCACTGGCCGCCCTGGTTTGCTTTTGGATTGGCTACGAGTACCTGCATCAAACCTGGGATTTGAAATTTCCGTGGATGACTTTGGGCAACGGGTTTGCCGTGAGCCATAAATGGATACAGTGGTACGAGTTTACAGGCGTATATGGCGGTACCATTTGGGTATGGCTATGTAACATCTTTTTGTTTTTGCTGTACAGCAGCTTGCGTGAGGCCCAACCACGCGCTTACCGGCTTAAAGTAATCATTGGCTTTGCCGTTTCGCTTATACTGCCGCTGGGCATTTCCTTAACCCGCTATTATAATTACCAGGAGCCCGAAAATCCATCGAACGTGGTGGTGGTGCAGCCTAACGTAGATCCTTACGCCAAGTTTAACCTGCCATCGTACCAAGAAATTAACAACCTTACGCATTTATCAGACTCCCTGGCGCAACCCAATACCGAATATTTTATATGGCCGGAAACAGCCATAGCACAGGATGTAAATGAGGATAACTTTGTTGGAAGTGCGCAGTACCGCCAGGTGAGGCAGTTTTTAAATAAGTATAAGAACGGAAACCTGATAACCGGTATTTCCACTTACAAATTTTACCAGGATGCGCATACCCTAACCGCACGCCTGATGCCCGAAAGCAACCAATACTTTGATGTTTTTAACGCAGCCGTAAACATTGAAAACTCCGACAAGGTACAGTTCTACCATAAATCCAAACTAGTACCTGGGGCTGAGTTAATGCCGTTCGGCTCATCGTTAAGCTTTTTAAAGCCAGTGTTTGAACATTTGGGCGGCTCGGCCGGCGGTTATGGCAGTCAGCCCGAGGCCGACGTGTTTTATGCCCAAAGTGGCATAGGTGCCGATCCAGTAATTTGTTATGAAACCATTTGGGGAGACTGGGTAGCGCAGTCGGTACGTAAAGGCGCACAGTTTATTGCCATTATTACCAACGATGGCTGGTGGGAAAATACATCAGGTAAAGACCAGCACCTGGATTATGCCAAGCTTCGCGCTATTGAAAACCGCCGCTGGGTTTGTCGCTCGGCCAACACCGGTATATCTGCCTTTATTAACCAGCGTGGTGATGTAGTGCAACAATCTGGCTGGTGGGTTAAAGCAGCCCTAAAACAAGACATCAACCTCAACTCCGACCTTACCTTCTATACCCAACACGGCGATTACCTGCCCAAAGCAGGCTGTGTTTTGGCATTTTTAGGCGTGTTGTGGATTGTATTCAGGCGTTTCAAGCCAGTAAGGCGATGA
- a CDS encoding FAD-dependent oxidoreductase, whose protein sequence is MLKKLLVVLLCSGLSYTYADTIKTDVLVIGGSASGTAAALQCARSKVKTILVEPGPWLGGEMTSGGMCVVDANRNLPSGIWGEFRKKVREFYMKTPGFDTTRNAVLRFEPYTGAAILRKMTDTVKNLTLKLNTPWTTVKKNGTGWEVTITEKGKTNTIKAQVLIDATGTGDVAAKAGVSFITGFDSRKDTGEQLAPENALPVIQDITWCAILKDYGRAADKTIAKPEGYDPAQYDCLKGKDLLKMVQGGKLPNDKYMIKWSECANSYKASVDLLDPKNREQYYKETRLRVLGLIYYLQTVGGLKNFSVTDEFGTPDGLPPIPYMREYRRAKGQIRMVLDDILTPYNRSSKLYRTSIAVGDASPGQHFVDKRGPQTPYPPFPAYSIPLGTVVLPDAENLLVTEKALSTTHLVNASAFYPSVQMVLGQGAGTVAAYCAFFKTTTKHLNVRTIQGEVLDFKGYLMPFSDVPLTDPNFRAIQQVGATGLLKGVQQVNGKTAAVLFKPDSLVLTAEVEPVIKEIYTRAFLWFNKAKPAEQFTVGNLLSFISEITLTEPKVLNSTLEKQWQANYKFKQAFDLNRPITRREFAVLTNKYLNPFARTVDLSGKLVN, encoded by the coding sequence ATGTTGAAAAAGTTACTTGTCGTCCTGCTTTGCTCAGGGCTATCCTATACCTATGCCGATACCATTAAAACCGACGTACTGGTTATAGGCGGCAGCGCCAGCGGTACGGCTGCAGCTTTACAATGTGCGCGCAGCAAAGTAAAAACCATCTTGGTGGAACCTGGCCCCTGGCTGGGCGGCGAAATGACGTCGGGCGGTATGTGCGTGGTAGATGCTAACCGCAATTTGCCGTCGGGTATATGGGGCGAATTCAGAAAAAAAGTGCGGGAGTTTTATATGAAAACGCCTGGGTTTGATACCACACGCAATGCGGTATTACGCTTTGAGCCCTATACCGGTGCTGCTATTCTACGGAAAATGACCGATACGGTAAAAAACCTTACCCTAAAATTAAACACGCCCTGGACCACCGTTAAAAAGAATGGCACCGGCTGGGAAGTAACCATAACCGAAAAAGGCAAAACCAATACCATTAAAGCTCAGGTATTAATTGATGCCACGGGCACAGGCGATGTGGCAGCCAAAGCCGGCGTTTCTTTTATAACCGGTTTTGATAGCCGTAAGGATACCGGTGAGCAATTGGCTCCTGAAAATGCCTTGCCTGTAATACAGGATATTACCTGGTGCGCCATATTGAAAGATTACGGCCGTGCGGCCGATAAGACCATAGCCAAGCCCGAGGGCTATGACCCTGCTCAATACGATTGCCTGAAAGGTAAAGACCTGCTCAAAATGGTGCAAGGCGGTAAGCTGCCCAATGATAAGTACATGATTAAATGGAGCGAGTGTGCTAACTCCTACAAAGCCTCAGTTGATTTGCTCGACCCTAAGAACCGGGAACAGTATTATAAAGAAACCCGTTTGCGCGTGTTAGGACTGATTTATTACCTGCAAACCGTAGGTGGATTAAAAAACTTTAGTGTAACCGATGAGTTTGGTACGCCCGATGGCTTGCCGCCCATACCCTACATGCGCGAATATCGCCGCGCTAAGGGGCAGATACGCATGGTGCTGGATGATATTTTAACCCCTTACAACCGCAGCTCCAAGCTCTACCGTACCTCTATTGCCGTGGGCGATGCCTCGCCGGGTCAGCATTTTGTTGATAAACGCGGACCACAAACACCTTACCCGCCGTTTCCTGCTTACAGCATTCCGCTGGGTACCGTTGTGCTGCCTGATGCAGAGAACCTTTTAGTTACCGAAAAAGCTTTGTCAACCACGCACCTGGTTAATGCGAGCGCTTTTTATCCGTCGGTACAAATGGTATTGGGGCAGGGTGCAGGTACTGTTGCTGCGTACTGCGCTTTTTTTAAAACCACAACCAAGCATTTAAATGTACGTACCATACAGGGTGAGGTGCTGGATTTTAAAGGTTATTTGATGCCGTTTTCGGACGTTCCGCTAACTGATCCTAATTTTAGGGCCATACAACAGGTAGGCGCTACCGGGTTATTGAAAGGCGTACAGCAGGTAAATGGAAAAACTGCAGCCGTACTGTTTAAGCCCGACAGCCTTGTATTAACTGCCGAGGTAGAACCGGTAATTAAGGAGATTTATACCCGGGCGTTCTTATGGTTTAACAAAGCCAAACCAGCCGAGCAGTTTACCGTTGGCAACCTGCTTTCTTTTATCAGCGAAATTACGCTTACCGAGCCCAAAGTGCTGAACAGTACGCTGGAGAAACAATGGCAAGCCAATTATAAGTTTAAGCAGGCGTTTGATCTCAACCGTCCTATTACCCGCCGCGAGTTTGCAGTGCTTACTAATAAATATTTAAACCCTTTTGCAAGAACGGTTGATTTGAGTGGTAAGCTGGTGAATTAA
- a CDS encoding amidase, with protein sequence MKNSVTKYVTLGAVGALSFISGAFVIKTYESVPLTVSIIQEAEKIIGQNFTPAQADSMLNMLNGFNNSYESLHKLNMPNSVVPALNFNPVPVGFVSPDSKNGFKLDKTTGTKMPADKNELAFYTIRQLAELLRTKQISSVELTTFFIDRLKKYNPILQFAVTITEQHALKKAAEADAEIKAGRYRGVLHGIPFGVKDLLAQKDYKTTFGSVAYKDQQLNIDATVVSKLEAAGGILVAKTTLGELAMGDVWFGGKTKNPWDITRGSSGSSAGSASAVSAGCLPYAIGSETLGSIVSPSTECGDTGLRPSFGRVSKYGAMALSWSMDKLGPIARNVEDAALVFNAIQGTDSKDLSTIAAPFSYDGTIKTLKGYKIGYVKADFDRAYFGTGANRRMVPNHATDSATLVKLKELGAELVPIEYPQMPVGAMTFILDAEAAAAFQELVLSHRDDQLVQQHKNAWPNIFRASQFISAAEYIQANRARTLLIQNWYEKLEGLDLYITPTSSTNLSMTNLTGNPCVVVPNGFNQRGRPMSITFMGQLFGEGKMLQAAKIYQDATDFHKKHPSLNF encoded by the coding sequence ATGAAAAATTCTGTAACAAAATACGTTACGTTAGGCGCTGTTGGCGCTTTAAGCTTTATATCGGGTGCATTTGTGATCAAAACTTATGAGAGCGTACCCTTAACCGTAAGCATTATACAGGAAGCCGAAAAAATTATAGGCCAAAACTTTACCCCAGCCCAGGCCGACTCTATGCTGAATATGCTGAATGGCTTTAACAATTCTTATGAAAGCCTGCATAAACTAAATATGCCTAACAGCGTGGTGCCGGCACTAAACTTTAACCCTGTACCCGTAGGCTTTGTAAGCCCCGATAGTAAGAACGGCTTTAAGCTGGATAAAACCACTGGTACTAAAATGCCAGCCGATAAGAACGAACTGGCATTTTACACCATACGCCAGCTGGCCGAGCTGCTGCGCACCAAACAGATAAGCAGTGTAGAGCTAACTACGTTTTTTATTGACCGGCTCAAGAAATACAACCCTATACTGCAATTTGCCGTTACCATTACCGAGCAGCATGCCTTAAAAAAAGCTGCCGAGGCCGATGCGGAGATCAAAGCCGGCCGTTATAGAGGTGTGTTGCACGGCATACCGTTTGGCGTTAAGGATTTACTGGCACAAAAAGATTATAAAACCACTTTTGGCTCGGTTGCCTATAAAGACCAGCAGCTTAACATTGATGCCACCGTAGTAAGCAAGCTGGAAGCGGCTGGCGGCATACTGGTAGCTAAAACCACCTTGGGCGAATTAGCCATGGGCGATGTATGGTTTGGCGGCAAAACTAAAAACCCCTGGGATATTACCCGGGGTTCCAGCGGCTCCTCGGCGGGTTCGGCATCGGCAGTGAGCGCAGGGTGTTTGCCTTATGCCATTGGGTCAGAAACCCTGGGCTCTATTGTATCGCCCTCTACCGAATGTGGCGACACGGGTTTGCGGCCATCATTTGGCCGGGTAAGCAAGTATGGTGCTATGGCATTGAGCTGGAGTATGGATAAATTAGGCCCGATTGCCCGCAACGTGGAAGATGCCGCCCTAGTTTTTAACGCTATACAGGGTACCGACAGCAAAGACCTGAGCACTATTGCAGCTCCATTTAGCTATGACGGTACCATAAAAACCTTAAAAGGCTATAAAATTGGTTATGTAAAAGCCGACTTTGACCGCGCCTATTTTGGTACCGGAGCCAACCGGCGCATGGTTCCAAACCATGCAACCGACTCGGCTACCTTAGTGAAACTGAAAGAACTGGGCGCAGAACTGGTGCCCATTGAGTATCCGCAAATGCCTGTAGGTGCCATGACGTTTATTCTAGACGCAGAAGCTGCTGCAGCGTTTCAGGAACTGGTACTATCGCACCGCGATGACCAGTTGGTACAGCAGCATAAAAATGCCTGGCCAAATATTTTCCGGGCATCACAATTTATATCGGCAGCCGAATATATACAGGCCAACCGGGCCCGCACCTTGCTCATTCAGAACTGGTACGAAAAGCTGGAAGGGCTTGACCTGTACATCACACCCACATCGAGCACTAATTTGAGCATGACTAACCTTACCGGCAACCCTTGTGTGGTGGTACCTAATGGCTTCAATCAGCGTGGCCGGCCTATGAGCATTACTTTTATGGGGCAGTTATTTGGTGAGGGCAAAATGCTGCAGGCAGCCAAAATTTACCAGGATGCTACCGATTTCCACAAAAAGCATCCATCTTTGAATTTCTAA
- a CDS encoding YfiT family bacillithiol transferase produces the protein MTTTSLTDEQLRYPIGKFQKPEAYTSELLQEAIQTIKTLPARLRAEVIKLNADQLNTTYRPGGWTLKQVVHHLADSHMNALMRIKLALTEENPSIKPYSEAGWAMQADYNLPIEASIKSLEGIHQHMVALFESFTENEWPRTFLHPERGVTYTIQMSAAMYAWHSNHHLAHITQTMKQWGL, from the coding sequence ATGACAACTACAAGCCTAACCGACGAACAACTACGCTATCCAATTGGTAAGTTCCAAAAACCTGAAGCCTATACATCTGAACTTTTACAGGAAGCCATACAAACTATTAAAACCTTACCCGCCCGACTGCGTGCTGAGGTGATTAAGTTAAATGCCGATCAGTTAAACACCACTTACCGCCCCGGTGGCTGGACACTGAAGCAAGTGGTACATCACCTGGCCGACAGCCACATGAACGCCCTGATGCGTATTAAACTGGCCTTAACGGAAGAGAATCCATCCATTAAACCTTACAGCGAAGCCGGCTGGGCCATGCAGGCCGATTATAACCTGCCCATCGAGGCATCAATAAAATCGCTAGAAGGCATTCATCAGCATATGGTAGCCTTGTTTGAAAGCTTTACAGAGAATGAATGGCCGCGTACCTTTTTGCACCCGGAGCGGGGCGTTACCTACACCATCCAAATGTCGGCAGCGATGTATGCCTGGCACAGCAACCACCACCTGGCGCATATTACCCAAACCATGAAACAGTGGGGTTTGTAG
- a CDS encoding heavy-metal-associated domain-containing protein, with product MKTIKIFIALMAISVGIAKAQFVKAELQVSGLTCSMCSKATEKSLRTLPFVGDIKTDLNRNLFTITFKANTPVDLEKMSKKVQGAGFAINQLKATLDFDKLKLNNNNTFSYAGDTFHIMNDTKKDLDGQVAVTVVNKGFAAPAVVKKYSPVIIANGGNKTYHLVI from the coding sequence ATGAAAACTATTAAAATATTTATAGCCTTAATGGCTATCTCTGTGGGTATTGCTAAAGCCCAGTTTGTTAAAGCCGAGCTGCAAGTTAGCGGGCTTACCTGCTCTATGTGCTCAAAAGCTACCGAAAAATCATTACGTACACTGCCGTTCGTTGGCGATATTAAAACCGACCTTAACCGTAACTTATTTACTATCACCTTTAAAGCCAACACCCCTGTTGATTTAGAAAAGATGAGCAAAAAAGTGCAGGGAGCAGGGTTTGCTATAAACCAACTGAAAGCCACGCTTGATTTTGACAAGTTAAAGCTGAATAATAACAATACGTTTAGTTATGCCGGCGATACCTTTCATATCATGAACGATACCAAAAAGGATCTGGACGGGCAAGTTGCCGTAACGGTAGTTAATAAAGGTTTTGCAGCGCCTGCCGTAGTAAAAAAGTATAGCCCGGTTATTATTGCCAATGGCGGCAACAAGACTTATCACCTGGTTATATAA
- the dapF gene encoding diaminopimelate epimerase, which translates to MKLHFYKYQGAGNDFVMVDNRTTKIDHHNPLLIKTLCDRRFGVGGDGIMFLQNCEGYDFEMVYYNSDGQPSTMCGNGGRCIVAFAKHLGVIDTETNFLAVDGPHYAKISESGDWVSLQIINVDTINRDGDDYVINTGSPHYIQLADDLTHKDVFADGRSIRNNTTYLTKGINVNFVEPLDEGYFVRTYERGVEDETYACGTGVTAVALAMAHANQQTGNITTPIKVLGGNMSINFNYDGAKFTDIFLEGPAKRVFEGDIEVDLSTGYEAATQPA; encoded by the coding sequence ATGAAACTGCATTTTTATAAATACCAGGGAGCCGGAAACGATTTTGTAATGGTAGACAATCGCACTACCAAGATAGATCACCATAATCCACTGTTAATCAAAACATTGTGCGACAGGCGCTTTGGTGTTGGCGGCGATGGTATTATGTTTTTGCAGAACTGCGAGGGGTACGATTTTGAAATGGTTTATTACAATTCTGACGGTCAGCCTAGCACCATGTGCGGTAATGGCGGCCGCTGTATTGTAGCCTTTGCCAAACACTTGGGTGTTATTGACACCGAGACCAACTTTTTGGCAGTTGACGGTCCGCATTATGCCAAAATTTCAGAATCGGGCGATTGGGTTAGTCTGCAAATTATCAATGTAGATACCATAAACCGCGATGGCGACGACTATGTAATTAACACCGGCTCTCCGCATTATATACAGCTGGCTGATGATTTAACACATAAAGATGTATTTGCCGATGGAAGGTCTATACGCAATAATACCACTTACCTAACCAAAGGCATTAACGTAAATTTTGTAGAACCGCTTGATGAAGGGTACTTTGTACGCACCTACGAACGTGGCGTGGAAGACGAAACATATGCCTGCGGTACCGGTGTTACCGCCGTTGCATTGGCTATGGCCCATGCTAACCAACAAACAGGTAATATTACCACCCCTATTAAAGTATTGGGCGGCAACATGAGCATCAACTTTAATTACGATGGCGCTAAATTTACCGACATATTTTTAGAAGGCCCGGCAAAAAGAGTATTTGAAGGGGATATAGAGGTTGACCTGAGCACCGGATATGAAGCAGCAACACAACCGGCATGA
- a CDS encoding Do family serine endopeptidase: MRKIGLTLLTAIVGGAMALGTYKVFEKDPLEGMTLEERQKVYFASNPSTSNIVSSAGDVDFTQAAAAVTPAVVYIRTTYAASAGRSSGRDPFEEMFGDMFGQRAQPQQRAPQRASGSGVIISTDGYIVTNNHVVANASKVEVTTNDHRTLQAKVIGTDPNTDLALIKVSATNLPIVKLGNSDDVRVGEWVLAVGNPFNLNSTVTAGIVSAKGRNIGILGREEEQSSPFDRSNYQQQQQPRLNKAIESFIQTDAAINPGNSGGALVNTKGELIGINSAIASHTGSYEGYGFAVPVNLAKKVLNDLEKFGSVKRGYIGVSFTELNPDVAQELKISTTNGLYVSELVEGGGAEAAGLQKGDIITKVEGNRVYESSDLQERVGRLQPGDKLHLTVLRNGAEKNFTVTLKGEPAAANRTAAVSKSAEELYNKLGASFQPLTQAQKAKFHLNSGVVVTQVRRGGFFENYEIPEGSIITNINGKPINSTGDIDKAITNLKNGQMTIEGYTSDGMRFRNSFDAQ, translated from the coding sequence ATGAGAAAAATTGGTTTAACCTTGTTAACTGCCATTGTTGGTGGTGCAATGGCGCTCGGTACTTATAAAGTATTCGAGAAAGATCCGCTGGAAGGGATGACCTTGGAGGAGCGCCAGAAAGTATATTTTGCCAGCAACCCGTCAACGTCTAACATTGTGTCGTCTGCCGGTGATGTTGACTTTACCCAGGCTGCAGCAGCGGTTACCCCTGCCGTAGTTTACATCCGTACAACTTATGCAGCCTCAGCAGGCCGCAGCAGCGGCCGCGATCCGTTTGAGGAAATGTTTGGCGATATGTTCGGCCAGCGTGCACAGCCGCAACAACGTGCTCCGCAACGCGCTTCGGGTTCAGGTGTTATCATCTCAACCGATGGTTATATTGTAACTAACAACCACGTGGTAGCTAATGCCAGCAAAGTGGAAGTAACCACAAATGATCATCGCACCCTGCAAGCTAAAGTAATTGGTACCGACCCTAATACCGACCTTGCCCTTATTAAAGTAAGCGCTACTAACCTGCCTATTGTAAAATTAGGTAACTCTGACGATGTGCGCGTGGGCGAGTGGGTTTTAGCCGTAGGCAACCCTTTCAACTTAAACTCTACCGTTACTGCCGGTATTGTAAGCGCCAAAGGCCGTAACATCGGTATACTGGGCCGCGAAGAAGAACAAAGCAGTCCTTTTGACCGCAGTAACTACCAGCAACAGCAACAACCCCGTTTAAACAAAGCCATCGAGTCGTTCATTCAAACTGATGCGGCTATTAACCCTGGCAACAGCGGTGGTGCGTTGGTAAACACTAAAGGTGAACTGATTGGTATTAACTCTGCCATTGCCTCACACACCGGTTCATACGAAGGTTATGGTTTTGCCGTACCGGTTAACCTGGCTAAGAAAGTATTGAACGACCTTGAAAAATTCGGTTCGGTTAAACGTGGTTACATTGGCGTAAGCTTTACTGAGCTGAACCCTGATGTTGCCCAGGAACTAAAAATTAGCACAACCAACGGTTTATATGTTAGCGAATTGGTTGAAGGTGGTGGTGCCGAAGCTGCCGGTTTACAAAAAGGTGATATTATTACCAAGGTTGAAGGTAACCGCGTATATGAGTCATCAGACTTGCAAGAGCGTGTAGGCCGCTTACAACCAGGTGATAAATTGCATTTAACCGTGCTACGTAACGGTGCTGAGAAAAACTTTACCGTTACCCTTAAAGGCGAACCAGCCGCTGCTAACCGTACTGCAGCCGTATCCAAATCGGCCGAGGAGTTATATAACAAGTTAGGTGCCAGCTTCCAGCCTTTAACCCAGGCACAAAAAGCTAAGTTTCACTTAAACTCAGGTGTAGTGGTTACTCAGGTTCGTCGTGGCGGTTTCTTTGAGAACTATGAAATTCCTGAAGGTTCTATCATTACTAATATTAACGGTAAGCCTATCAACAGCACCGGTGATATTGATAAAGCCATTACCAACTTGAAAAACGGACAAATGACCATTGAAGGTTATACCTCAGATGGTATGCGTTTCCGCAACAGCTTTGATGCGCAATAA
- the ruvX gene encoding Holliday junction resolvase RuvX — MPRIMAFDYGTKRIGIAVTDPMQMIATGLQTVHPNQIVEFLKKYLQTEQVEVFVVGEPKQMDNTPSQSAMHVKGFANLLKKTFPDVPVEMLDERFTSKMASAAILAGGVKKAGRQDKALVDTVSAVILLQSWMEGRAFRF, encoded by the coding sequence ATGCCCAGAATAATGGCTTTTGATTATGGTACCAAGCGCATAGGTATTGCCGTAACCGACCCTATGCAAATGATTGCCACCGGCCTGCAAACCGTACATCCTAATCAAATTGTAGAATTCCTGAAAAAGTACCTGCAAACTGAGCAGGTGGAAGTTTTTGTGGTGGGTGAGCCCAAGCAAATGGACAATACTCCGTCGCAATCGGCCATGCATGTAAAGGGCTTCGCTAATCTTTTAAAAAAGACTTTCCCTGATGTTCCGGTCGAAATGCTGGATGAGCGCTTTACCTCCAAAATGGCATCGGCGGCTATACTGGCCGGTGGTGTAAAAAAAGCAGGTCGGCAGGATAAAGCGCTGGTTGATACCGTATCGGCTGTTATTTTGTTACAATCATGGATGGAAGGCAGAGCATTTAGGTTTTAG
- the ricT gene encoding regulatory iron-sulfur-containing complex subunit RicT codes for MGCGSCSTGGGCTPAGCKSNGSCMTNGCSKLDVYDWLAHMDMPTNYKPFQVVEIKFKGSRKDFYLNADNIYLEAGELVAVETATGGYDIGHVSLTGELVRMQMVKRHVKEADVTKKIYRRATPADVDKWKLAKEMEWETMHKARKLALDLNLSMKISDVDYQGDKTKATFYYTAEGRVDFRELIKKMAESFRIRIEMRQIGMRQEASRLGGIGSCGRELCCSTWLTDFKTVSTSAARYQNLSLNTLKLAGQCGKLKCCLNYELDGYMDALKHIPDNVNYLRTERGDARLQKTDIFKRMMWFSLPGAENWIPLPIERVKEIQKLNKEGITPEDLGEAVEMETPAAKVLDYENVVGQDSLTRLDERHQNRNRKKNKKPNTSSQNAQQAGDRKPQQNNQQRPNNQPKPNQQKPAPAQVSPDVVKPAAPMADGEKAEGANPAKRNNRRHRPNRNRGNNNNNNQQPRSPEA; via the coding sequence ATGGGATGTGGAAGTTGCTCAACCGGGGGCGGATGTACACCGGCAGGCTGCAAAAGCAATGGGTCATGCATGACCAATGGCTGCAGTAAGCTGGATGTATATGATTGGCTGGCACACATGGATATGCCAACCAACTATAAGCCTTTCCAGGTAGTTGAGATTAAATTTAAAGGATCGCGTAAGGATTTTTACCTTAACGCCGACAATATATACTTAGAAGCAGGTGAACTGGTTGCTGTTGAAACGGCTACGGGCGGCTATGATATTGGCCACGTATCGTTAACTGGCGAGCTGGTGCGCATGCAAATGGTAAAACGCCATGTTAAAGAGGCCGATGTAACCAAAAAAATCTATCGCCGGGCTACGCCTGCCGATGTTGATAAGTGGAAACTAGCCAAGGAAATGGAATGGGAAACGATGCACAAAGCCCGTAAACTGGCTTTGGATCTTAACTTATCCATGAAGATAAGCGATGTTGATTACCAGGGCGATAAAACCAAAGCTACTTTTTACTACACTGCCGAAGGCCGGGTTGATTTCAGGGAACTGATTAAAAAGATGGCTGAATCTTTCCGTATCCGTATCGAGATGCGTCAGATAGGCATGCGTCAGGAAGCCAGCCGCCTGGGTGGTATTGGTTCATGTGGCAGAGAGCTATGCTGCTCAACTTGGTTAACTGATTTTAAAACAGTATCAACCTCGGCAGCGCGTTATCAAAACTTATCTTTAAACACACTTAAGCTGGCTGGCCAATGCGGTAAGTTAAAATGCTGTTTAAATTACGAGTTAGACGGTTACATGGATGCCCTAAAGCATATACCCGATAACGTAAACTACTTACGTACCGAAAGAGGTGATGCCCGTTTACAAAAAACCGATATTTTTAAACGCATGATGTGGTTCAGCCTGCCCGGTGCCGAAAACTGGATACCGCTGCCCATTGAACGTGTCAAGGAAATACAAAAGCTTAACAAGGAAGGCATAACGCCTGAAGACCTGGGTGAAGCCGTTGAAATGGAGACACCAGCAGCTAAGGTTTTAGATTATGAAAACGTAGTTGGCCAGGATAGCCTTACCCGATTGGATGAACGCCACCAAAACAGGAACAGAAAGAAGAATAAAAAACCTAATACAAGTAGCCAGAATGCGCAACAGGCTGGCGACAGAAAGCCACAGCAAAATAATCAGCAAAGACCAAACAATCAGCCTAAACCAAACCAGCAAAAGCCCGCACCTGCACAAGTTTCTCCTGATGTAGTAAAGCCTGCCGCACCTATGGCGGATGGAGAGAAGGCAGAAGGCGCTAACCCGGCTAAGCGCAATAACCGCAGGCACAGGCCAAACCGTAACCGTGGCAATAACAACAATAATAACCAACAACCCCGTAGCCCAGAGGCATGA